ACTATTCTGCTCTTTATGCTTAACATATTTGGGCCGGATTTAACCTCAATTAATCTGGAAGATTCCCgttctttttgtgttggttgaACTACAGTAAATGTAACTTGGTAAAATATTGTTgaaattctttattttacatcaatTAAACCCTCGAGGGCATTACAAATAACAATTTTGTATAATAATTTATGTTAGACATGGTTTCTAAATAACAATGGGTCTAACTGGAgcaaaatgtgtattttatctatgtttgaaaagtgctaaataatttttaaaaaatatctgtaaacttgacaAACCGGTTTATTTAGACGgcaatttaaatatttaaaactaaccagagaaaattaaaacccagctctgtaaaataaactaaataaataataatgttgaTTGAACCCAAATATTTTaagctgaaacaacaaaatatagtttctttattttaatgattaagctttttttttttaataatttgtgtGTAACTTATaagattaataattttatttagaaatatccTAATAGATAGGAAGTTGCTACAAGCatagtcacatttatttaataaaaaaggcacatttCTGTCCTGTAATGTGTAGAGTGACATTAACAACcctgttaataataataatatttcctcttggattaaatttaaaatcgaGTTCCCTCGATTACTGCTTTAAATCCCCGACCTATGGGGAGTTTTGTGTCCTGTTTCTCGATTTGACTACTTGATCTTCCTGCCTTGCAGGTTCTGAGTTGGCGCTGATGTACAACGATTCCTCGGTTCTGGAGAACCATCACCTCGCTGTGGGCTTCAAACTACTGCAGGAGGAAAACTGTGACATCTTCCAAAACCTCAGCAAGAAGCAGAAAGACTCCCTCCGAAAGATGGTGATCGACATGGTCAGTGCTTCctgttagtttatttaaaggATTGTTGTGACTTTTTTGAGATTATAATCCAAATATAATCTGACTCAACACATGCAGGTTCAgtaaatcagtcattttatgagctcaaattaaaaaaaagttgttggttttttctAGAAACCATTGTGATCTGTACCAAAAGATCACTATTGTCTCTCAAAACTATAATTTTCTCGTTAAAAGTGCGGCTGAAGGTGACGTGTGTGTGTCGTAATCCTCTGCAGGTGCTGGCCACAGATATGTCCAAACACATGAACTTCTTGGCAGACATGAAGACGATGGTGGAGACCAAGAAAGTGACGAGTTTAGGAGTTCTGCTGCTCGACAATTACTCCGACCGCATCCAGGTTAGAGACGCCCCAAACACTACGGCACGCTGATATCATGTTCGGCAATTAAAAACGTAAAAACAGcctcacgtgtgtgtgtgtgtgtgtgtgtgtgtgtgtgtgtgtgtgtgtgtgtgtgtgtgcagcactttcagcaaaatcaaaaacagcagttatattttgtttgtaagaGAGTGGTTTTCTTTCAGGTTCTACAGAACATGGTCCACTGTGCTGACTTGAGTAACCCAACAAAACCACTGGAGCTTTACAGGAAGTGGACGGACCGCATCATGGTGGAGTTCTTCACGCAGGGAGACAGGGAGCGGGACAAAGGCATGGAGATCAGCCCGATGTGCGACAAACACAACGCCTCCATAGAAAAGAGCCAGGTAATGCACACGCTTCACagtattattaaaacaaacagactgttCATGTTGGTTACCAGCTAGTTTCACTTATAAAACGGCTAAAGTGGCAGAACGAACACAGTAAGATAAAGAGAGGTCCGAGGAAAAGTCTGTGTTGCTGGTTTGGATTttaggtcgtattcagaccttATACATttcgaagcagagttcgtttccagcgttggtccggactttttgtgcaggtgtgaatacagtcatgcaaACTCCTGTGtggatcaaacaaccggaccgagacccaCTTTTTGAGATGGTCTCGGTCCAAACGaacgtggctttgtttataaattatagtccccttacaaaaaagcacaatgtgaatgcaaaccgcaccaaactaaaaaaataaagtccacttttggtccggaccaaacaagcggaccaatGGACTTTCCTGTTGTGATTCCACCCTAACATGTTGGACTGAAGTGGATTTATATCGATCCCACTTGTAGTCTGAATGTAGGAAAAACTTCATACGGATATataactttacatttttcacttttcaacTAAATCATGAtgcagtttgcatgtttgttcagtcctttttttaattaacagcccatcattcctcgaaggaatgcctGCTGCCTctcatgcctgagttttagactaagatcatccaATTTgctcaaactttgaaaataaatctcAAGCAATACCACAAGATGCTCAGATTGTACATTGGTgaggattctcagctacaaccacgtcagtatctgtaaaattaactgtgttatactcattttattgttttgttaggttggtttaaatgatttcttttttcatgacTAGGTGGGCTTCATTGACTACATAGTGCACCCTCTGTGGGAGACCTGGGCCGACCTGGTGCACCCCGATGCGCAGGACATCCTGGACACGCTGGAGGACAACAGGGAGTGGTACCAGAGCATGATCCCCCGCAGCCCTTCGCCCACAAGCCCCGATGAGCACCATGCTGAGGTGGAGCCAGCAGACGGAGCAgtgggagcaggaggagccatcTCTtcaggagggggaggaggaggagacaagTTCCAGTTTGAACTCACcctggaagaggaggaggaggaggacgatgatgaggaggaggaggtggagtcTGACCTGGAGAGCCCCCTAGAAGAGGAGTCCCAGGCAGGTGGAGGCAGGCACCGGgactcctcctccccctctctgtctcctgaccCCCGCAtgaacagcaacagcagcaggtaCCGCCCCCCCTCGCCTCACCCGTCTCGGTCGCTGAGTTTGGCTTCCATGTCTGTGCGGAGCCCCCACCCCCACAGGACGCTGGGCTCTCCGGGGCAGGAGGGCGTGGACAGGGACCGAGAGCTGAGCCAGGACAGCGACGGCGTGGCCTGCCTGCGGATCGGCACGtagtgagcagcagcagctgcccTGTCTGAGAGACACGAACGCCGGGTGGAGGGAGGCGTAGGCAGGGCCAGCCTTGTCCaataatgtctgtaaaatcaCCACAGTCCCTTTACACTGGAGACACCCACTCTGGAGAACAGAGGAACAactctcctctgtctttttcttttttttttcagtgacacGAATGGTTTTAGCCTCTGTCTGAGTGCCTGATGGGCCTCTCTGTTCGGTCTTGGTTGGTTGTAGCTTCAAAAAACTGCTGCATTTAACCTGGAATAAGAAGTGGAGTCGAGGCTTGTACTCAAACAAAAGGTAACAAAACTAAAGGAAACGTCTTCCTCCAAAATAACTGTGACATCTGATCGTGAGCAGCGAATGAGGATCACAGTGGTGTGACAGGGTCTTGGAAGTTATTTTGCACCGTAGTTTTAACTTGGGATGTAAGATATTTTAGTTGGAGAAATGTGAGTATGGTTTCTTTCTTTGAGAATGATGTGtgaaattaatcattttaaccAAATACAGGACGTAGACGAGCAGcgaggggaaaagaaaaagatggacCTAAACCTCAGGGTATGAAGAGAAGCATAAACCTAATGTAGCACAGATGTACCGAATAACCCGACCTGACCCCAAAACTGTCTTTCCTGTTCGACTACagaccacaaacacaaaagtctttgttgaatatttatttaaatccctTTAATAGAGAATTTGGCAATCGAATAAACCAGCTTGTAGCACCGCAGGAACTGAATACTTTAGACTGAACCCCAGTCTCACCTGTTAAAACGACAAAAAGACACCACCTGTATAATTAGTCTgagatttattctgtttttagcttatattttaaatgtttttatttccacactGTTCCTTGTTGTATGTTTGCTGGTCACACGTGTGTTTATGTGcgtaacaaaaaaaagctcttttttgtgtgtttaatcaGGGTGCCTCCGGTCCGCAGTAGCACTTTACCGTTCAGCTCTTCTATTCAGTCACACAAAGGGCTTCACCCACTGTAGGCCTACTGATCGCAAAAACTGTACAGGACATTTGACTACAGGTAACCAGGAGGCAGGTTAAAGGGATGCGTGGACCAGcattaaagaaaatttaaaatcctGACTTTTGTCGCGGTCAGGCTTAAAGTTTAGGACTCTGAGGGAGTTTCTGTTAATGCATAAAGGCAATAATCAGACTGATGATCctttcataaagaaaaacaccaaaatctaGCAGCTCTAACTTTGATTCATCCATTAACAATGTTGAGAACTTTGCACCAAGCTGATCTTGTTctgagttgatttttttaacccttctgtgcaattttatgcaaaatattttaatctaaaGTTAGATCTCcattctgttaaataaatcagtccACCCTTGACTtgcatattttataaaaacacacctttattccatctcaaatttaaaaaagatctAATCTTGAATGTGTTCCCTGAATGAATAACTAGTGTTTGGTGAAGcaataatagtttttatttggtaaaacaacaaaaaaaatcctgttaaaataaacaaatcttcaaagaaaataaatagtttggtccaaaacataaacaacaatcTTTCATTATTAGATATAATGAGGTCACTTTAATCTCTAATCACTAAATCTAATTATTCAATTTGTTTCAACTAtaagaaatgtttaatattttcattactTTACAGATTAATTGTCAAACTCTATAACAAATTACTGTGAAAACATAAatgctctttaaaaaacagatttttccttAATGATAAATGTTATAAGGttaagtaaagataaaaaaaatgcaatgactTAACTGGGATTTGAGTATTTATTTGCAAACTTAATCAGTTCcaataatattttaatagtttttatacCTGCGTTGGATCACGTTTCACAATTTctttaactatttattctagAAGATACAAATTATTGCTTTATTACcaagtttttgtttgaaaaaaagtgaaaagaaaagcaacttCTGCTCACATTTGTGGCCTTTTAATTTATGCACACGAATCCCAGTTTGTATGTTTCTATAAAAATAGTCACGAGTTAGTTTACTTGTTGCAGCCATGGTTATTTGTGGCGTCAAGTTGTCTTTATTTCCTAACAGATagcctaaaaataataataataaaaaagagagataaaGAAATCAGTGAAGGTTTTTATCAGAGCTGCCACTGAAGCATTTCCGGATCCAATCCTTGGAATTTTTAAACCTCGGATAAAAGTTTGtcccttcagctcctcctgccgTAGATCGGAGCTAAAAACAGGTTTTGACAAAACTGGAGTTGCCTgtagttcaaataaaacaggatgGCGTCCCATCAGGTTATGGGTGGAAACGGCTCAACTGGGACTAAAGtgttggaaacacacacacacacacacacacacacacacacacacctgccagCCTACAAAGCTGTACATTTTTACACTAGAGATTTTAAACTGATGATTGTATTGACGTCATTAACTTTATAGTGTTAGTTTTTACAAATGACATGTTATTACCAGTATTTAAAGCAGAAGTTTGAGTAGGTTTAGAGCAGCTTAGAAGCAGTTTGTTGAGCCCTTTTGCTAAGCAGGTAGCTGAGACCTGAGAATGTGtgtagttttcatgtttttttgggtttttttctgtaatacgTTCACATGGAGTCCGGAGCAGTGTTTGTCACAGAGGTAGAATAACCAGGAGGTAAGCCAGCACTACACAAGATATGATTTACCTCCTGGTTGTAGAAAAAACACTAGTCTaacagtattttattattttaagataGTAAGCTTTATTGATCAGCCTTACTTGTGGTAGGAGAGGATTAAGGACCattgtgctgcttttagatGCTGATCCTCAGACCGTTTCTTTCTGCATAAATTTCAACAAGTTTCTCTCAGAAAAGTGAGACAAAAAggactgaagatgttttgtttcctgaacttcagcaagtcacGATGAATATTTGCAGTATTtcggctttttttaaattttgaaccaaaaaaaaaaggtttgattccaagtcagaaatgtttaaccctttgttttagtttggattTACCCGGAGGCCTCAACATGATGAAAATGCCATGTGTTTAActttttctaaaggttttacCACCTGCAAAGGTCAGAACCGTGTGACATTTTAAGCATCATTGGCTGAAAAAAGTGATTTCATTCGTCTGGCAACGCTTTAAGCCACTTCTCACCTAAAAATTAACcagcattcctggaaggaaaGCATATCGCCTGTCGCCTTGAAGGCcgaagttttaaagaaatatcttaaataattattttagtgTTCAAACTATATATCGGATATGattctaagctactaccacaacaatttttagcttaatatctctTAAAACGACTGTCTTGTccttgtgttggctaaggttgattagctgtggcgcccatcttgaatcatgttgaccCGCCCACCTCAGGACGGTAGGCGGTACCTGCTCCGTGACGCTGTGACCTTTGACTCTCGGCGCCAATGCACGCGTCAGTTATTTAATCTGCCTGGTTGGCTtggaaaattagtttttctggACCGTTTTATGTCcacttttattaaatgttaaaatatttcaaattaaaaaccatTTACATGAAGTTGCACCTTAAAGTAGCTCTTGATCTGTgcttattttttcccccagttgACAATCCATCCATGCATGcagctaaaattaaactatCACTAAGTTTAGTGATAGTGACTTAAAAAACTTCTTGATTCAAAAATGCTCAAATATGACATTTTCATCATGTGGGATTCTTTCAGGGTTTCAGACCTACATGTTTCTTCCAGTTGAATAGTCTGAGGAGAATAAATCAGCCTGATAATTTCAGCACTGTGGCTCAGCGGCGCCACTTAGTGTTTAATGTGTTCATCTGCAGGAGCGTCCCTGCTTCCACTGTCTTCAAACTGCCTTCATTCACGTCGTCTCGGTTCCCTCCAAGCCTCTGTGTCGTGCAAATCGTctaatatttattctttaaaatgtgtcgaggaaaaaaagaaaaaaaaaaaaagtactgtaaGAGAATATTTGATTCTTCTGTTTCCGGAGCATAAAAACAACGAGTGTATTTTACAGCTCCGTACAAGTCTGCCACTCCAAATGTTTGTCAaagaaattaaactatttttgtttttgcatttgaagCCAAAAGAGTCTCGAGAGTTCAGGGTGTTTTACGTTGAAAAATGCCAATAAATTATATGAAAATTTACTCccatttgtgttattttttttatccattttaaatgacttcaaaCTTCTAAaatcattgatttattttgcctTTCGACATAAATCCAGCATTTCTGTAACATTTCCTTAGATCCCTGTAGGGCGCAGACATGTTGGTGTTAATTTGCTGCAGTCAGCAGACGCTTCGGCTCAGTTTCACTGCCGCTCCAGTGCAGGCCGGAGGTTTCACCCCCTGTGAAGGACGAGAAAACGTCAGAACCTGAAACCACAACCCTCACCACGTCACACGAGGAAGCCAAACAGTCCTCACCCTGTAGAGCTCACAGACCAGATGAAAGAGTGAGGACGCCGCCTTGTCTTCGTTCTCCTGCGTGTATTCCTGCAACGATTCATGACATCCTCAGCGTTAGGCacagattcatgtttttatacattttttttaattttattaaaggAGTGCATGTCGCCTTTCACGCCAAACTAAGATGAGCTTTTGTTGAGAAATCACaaagttgcagctgttttggtcaaaccttgaaaatggtGTCAGTTGCGAGATGTCATGGCGTGTTGGAAACGACTCCTAGCTACTCAAATGTGACCCGTGCTggcaaaaagctgttttcttttacgAGAACTCGATTTTTATCGGCCTGGAGTGATTTCATCGAGAATTCCAGCTCTGTAtttatatgaagggatttccctgTGCTACAGCAGCAAAAAATGGTCAGTTTTAAGGGAAATTATAAGACAAAGGATTGCTTCTTTTgacatacctgttagaaaacttcaatttaaaaagtatatttgGAAGATTTTCCATTTTAGTCACCGGGAGGACTAGTTGGTGTCTTTCTGGACTCCTTTTTTAACCTGTGCTCATTCGGCCTCAATTTGCCAACACGTGTCAAACTTCaggccaatatctgtaaaactgacagagtttgtgtttctctaaggcgagttggctgtggcggccatcttttgcaaaaagtaaaaatcagtaTGCAAGTTTCATGATTATTCGTCAAACTGTTTATGAGATAGAAATTTCTATCCCCCCCCCATGCATGTTTCGTTTACCCCATCGAAGGTGACCCAGGGGACGTGTGTGTGGACAGGATTCAGAGCTCTGGTCATGACAGCGTAGCCGTGCATCAGCTGGTACCCCAGGCGTCCGTTCACGCAGGAGTCTACACTGGACCAGGACACGGAGGGAGCGTACAGCTGGAGACACTGGAGACAAGATGGAGAAAGCAATTATTAATAAACAtgcctttaaaaaacactgaaagagtTTAATACTCACTGGCTGTGTAGCATTGAGGACATCTGCAGAAGACTCCATGCAGTAGATGATTTGCAGTGAAAGCGGGTTTCCAGTGAAATGGATGATGCAGGCCTGAGGAAGACTCCGATCAGTCtcttgaaagaataaaaaaataaaagtgtgggCGTTTGCTTGCAAACCTGAATCATGTTCACTCGGCACTCAGGTGCTCCGTGCTGACAGGTGAAGGGAGAAGCTGCTGATAAAACCTCCTGCAAAGGGGAGGAAGACGAACAATCAGCTCACATTCAAAAAGGTTCCTCCCTGAAAGCAGCTGGAAGGACGACAAACGGACCTTAGCGTTCCCGTAGGGCACCAGGGTGACGGACATGATGTCCTGCAGCATTGTCCAGGTGGGAAACAGCTGCTGGGTGATGAAATATCTGCTATCTGGACACAAACTCTCGTAGTACACAGCGACAGACACCCGAGGAACGGTCTGGTTTGAGCTGATGGCTTTAAGCTCCATGCACTGCTTCTGGACCTGAAGAGGCAAACAAGGGGCTGATTTAAGATATATATATGACCCAGAACTGCTCTGTTGGTCACACGAAAACCTTCTTAAGCATGACTTTCATTTAAGCacagaccagaaaaaaaaaaagaaaattaaactctgCAGCAATCAGTGCTGATAAGAAAAACCACGCAGCgtaacaaaaatacattatttcctaaaagtaaATGAGCCACTTTTACCTGTTCCCCTGAAATTATCTCtagtaaatgtacattttatttaagaaaagtgtgataaacatttaaaacattta
The Kryptolebias marmoratus isolate JLee-2015 linkage group LG24, ASM164957v2, whole genome shotgun sequence DNA segment above includes these coding regions:
- the LOC108234355 gene encoding cAMP-specific 3',5'-cyclic phosphodiesterase 4C isoform X8, with product MSRNSSTASDLEEGLKQWEVSWLPRHGEDMIVTPFAQVLASLRTVRSNVAALTHLQDRVGNKRPSGTNQPPMCKTCISEEPYQKLAMETLEELDWCLDQLETLQTRNSVSEMASNKFKRMLNRELTQLSETSRSGNQVSEFIANTFLEKQHDVEILSPPLKEKEKKKRPMSQISGVKKATQSPSLAPACIPRFGVNTPHESLLAKEIEDINRWGMDIFKLAEYSGNRPLTVIMYSIFQERDLLKTFKVPINTFITFMMTLEDHYHADVAYHNNIHAADVVQSTHVLLSTPALEAVFTDLEIMAALFASAIHDVDHPGVTNQFLINTSSELALMYNDSSVLENHHLAVGFKLLQEENCDIFQNLSKKQKDSLRKMVIDMVLATDMSKHMNFLADMKTMVETKKVTSLGVLLLDNYSDRIQVLQNMVHCADLSNPTKPLELYRKWTDRIMVEFFTQGDRERDKGMEISPMCDKHNASIEKSQVGFIDYIVHPLWETWADLVHPDAQDILDTLEDNREWYQSMIPRSPSPTSPDEHHAEVEPADGAVGAGGAISSGGGGGGDKFQFELTLEEEEEEDDDEEEEVESDLESPLEEESQAGGGRHRDSSSPSLSPDPRMNSNSSRYRPPSPHPSRSLSLASMSVRSPHPHRTLGSPGQEGVDRDRELSQDSDGVACLRIGT
- the LOC108234322 gene encoding gamma-interferon-inducible lysosomal thiol reductase; amino-acid sequence: MSVLGGCSCRDRNMKLSGLLVVLFLIFPEQETFGISDPRPACRFPPSQWCHSQEIAFECKVQKQCMELKAISSNQTVPRVSVAVYYESLCPDSRYFITQQLFPTWTMLQDIMSVTLVPYGNAKEVLSAASPFTCQHGAPECRVNMIQACIIHFTGNPLSLQIIYCMESSADVLNATQPCLQLYAPSVSWSSVDSCVNGRLGYQLMHGYAVMTRALNPVHTHVPWVTFDGEYTQENEDKAASSLFHLVCELYRGVKPPACTGAAVKLSRSVC